The genomic interval ATTTACGCTAAACTTCTTTGATACAGTCCTCAACAGTTTTTAATCATAAGTCAAAGTTTGGGATCATTTTTATTCCTAAATCTGTGGACTCAGATGGCGCTCAGACTGCGGCAGGAGACGCAGGAGAAGCTGGTGGCGGCGGTGGCGAGCTCCGAGTCGGAGCAGCTGAAACGCTTCGAGGAGTTCATGGAGCTGAAGCAGAGGCAGGAGTTCCAGAGCATGAGGGACATGATGGACAGAGGGTAAGACCGTTTGACATCTGTAGTTTATTTCTTCTGCCCTAAATCTGCTGATGAGTTTATAGACTGGGAGCGTTTCCCGCTTCGGTTCAGTTTCTTCTCACACGGTAAAAAAGTTCAGTTTAGCCGGAAGAAAAGCTCAGGTGTGAAAGCTGCTGGCAAAGTGTTGTTTCTAAAATGCTCCTTCACAGCTGGTctggttttcctttttctgtagAACCAAAGAGAGCATCGGGCGTCAGGAGAAGATGAAGGAGGAGCAGCGACACAGAATGAAGGTAAGATCATCAGATCGTTGATTTCATGTCTGGAAGCTGCGTCAGTGTGCAGCATTTATCAAACATCTCAGAGTAGGAAAATCTATCCTGAATGGataaaaaaatcagagatgTCAAAGGATTTTATATAAACCTAAATAACTTCAGAAATGATACTTCTCTGCGGTTATAGGAGACATTTCAGAATTACTGATGCagctcattaaaataaacagttttgacaaaaatgaaatatttattaatgaCCTGATGCCTCCCAAACTtgaaatgcaccattgaaacaGGGATTATTTGAGTTTGTCACAACAAACAATTTTAGCGAGAAGAAATCACGGCGACTTGTTTGTTTCTGCCTCTGAGCAGCGAGATTTGTGGGAAACGTTCTCGTCGTAGTTTCACTTGTTTCACTAAGTGATTCAGAGACGCTTCGTGAATAAACGTCCTGACTGTTTCCTGATGATGTGCCTCACCTGAATATTCAGCTTCTGTTAGCAGCCCTGCATGTTTTGTGCGATATAAACACATCTTCTGTCCTCGGCGTCAGATCCTCAACCTGCGTCTGAGGGAGGCGGAGCAGCAGCGGCTGCGGGAGGCGGAGCTGGAGCGGCAGCGGCAGGCGGAGGGCAGGGAGCGACTGCGTAACCTCAACACCATCCAGGAGGAAATTCTGCAGCTCAACCAGCTGCTGGAGCCGTCCACCAAAACCGACCTCCCGTCGGCCAGCCTCAGCTCCTACAGCACCCGCGGGAACCAGCTGTGCTCGCAGCTGTCAGAGGTGGTGCGGAAGACGGCGGAGGTCAGTTTGACTCCTGATTTTTAACGTTGATTTTTGGGATGTGGCTCCTTGAAACACTGATGGGGAGAAAAGTCTGAAAAGAGGTGGAGAATCTTTGattgtctttgtctctcaggGAGACTTCCCCAGCGTGGAGGACATGACCGTGGCCGAGCGCGCCCTCCACGAGATGAGGGCGCTGATCCGGCTGATGCAGGAGGAGGTCGCCAAGGctcaagagaagaagaagaaggagcaggaggaggaggagcagcacaGGAAGCAGGCGGAGCTGCAGGCGCAGCAGGAAGCGCAGAAAAAGGCGGCGGAGTCGGCGAAAGAGAAGGCGAAGAGGAAAGGTGAGAGAGTCGGGTTCAGTATAACGTGGCGATCACGTCACCTGTAGTCCTCTGATCCAGTGATCCAGATAGTGTTTGCTGTTTCGAGCAGCTTTTATGAAACAGTTTTCAAAGAATGAGACTTTAAATCCTCAAAGTTCAGCAGACGCGACTGCAGACATTTGAATCAAGGTTCTCTCTCGCTGATAGTTTTTGATCTCTGTAACAAATTGATTGATCCGTTTTTATCTGGGCCTGATTCGGGACCGAGCTGCGGGCGCTGAGAAAAGCACTCCAGGCGTTCCTCTCCACGGCAACAATTTCCCGCTCCTCCTGAGGGATCCAGAGGCGTTCAGAGGCTAGATTATTTCGTTGGGGTTTTGacattcacaaaaaatgatccaCTGATTTATAGACGTCTCTTTCCGAATGTAAGTCAatggaaaaagtctttctggtcCCGTGGTCCTCACCTCACGGACCCGGACGGTGTTaatccacttttggccactatggaaaatttgcatcagagcctggtgCACTACCTGGGGGCTTTAGATAAACGACTAAATCCAGAGCTTTGTCTtctggctcagctccttcttcagcGTGACGGTACAGTGCAGCGCCGCATCACTGCTGACGCCGCACCAAACCGCCCGTCTCATCTCCCCTCGCTCATGAACAACACCccgagatacttgaactccttcgcTTGGGAAGCAACTCTCTCTTCAAACCCAGAGAGGGAAATCCACCGTCTTCTGGCAGAGAGTCAGGACCTCCGACTCTCATCCCGaacgcttcacactcggctgcgaacagccccagtgcatgctggatatcacggtgtgatgaagccagcatcatctgcaaagagatGCAGCTCTGAGCTTCCCAAACTGAACCGCTTCCTCCCCCTGACTGCACCGTGAGAAACATGTCTCAGTTTGGTTTTTCATGCAGATCCTTAAagagtcttaaaaggcattacatttattcatctaaaaataaggccttaactTTTTATGTTGATATCACAGTACATTTGGGTAAAATTGTCCCTAACAGTGAGTAATTTATGtcacttcatgtttttttacctgcagttttgtgttattgtaatATTGGAACATTTCACTGCACAACGAGTACTTTCATTCTGTAAATATAGGTTCACTGCAcacttttactttagttttttttgtgtcattcaaattttttaattcattttggcGTTCAAAACGTAAGGACTCTTTATGCACTCTTTACTTTAGGCACaaatataaattacaaaaaaataaacggCTCCACAGTTAGACAGAAGAAAcaacaagaataaaacaaaagttaagttaaaccagaaaaaaactgaaaataaaacaaaacaagacaaaaaaagacaacatctgTCTTAACATGCAGCGACAGAATTTGAGGTTTTTACTGCAGGACTTTAACTCgtagtggagtattttcacagttttgtattcatacttttacttcagtaaaggatGTGAATACTTGTTTTACCGCTGATGATTACTGTCCTCCATCAGGGCTGCAGAACAGCGCCGAGGACAGCACGCTGAAATGGTACAAGGACCTGCAGGAGCTGGCTGCTCAGTGCGCTCAGTCCATCGAACACCTCAACACCCCGAAAGACGCCCAGGTCAGTTTACgtttcagtaataataataacaataatcttCTTATTTATAGAGCACCTTTCATACGATCTGCAGCTCAAatctttacaaattaaaatcGAAAAGACAATTAAAACAACACGATACAAATTCATATTTACAGCTTGTACTAGTAGTGAAGTTATTTATTGGAGTGTGTTTTTACTAAAATGTGGATTCAGAGGTAAAAGAACGTTCcctaataaaaaacaagcaaacaagaaGATTAATCTGACCAGATACTTGATTACTTCACAGTCTTTGATACTCTGTTATGGACACATTTTGGTCGGTACCGAAAAGTTATTGcgttttaaattgaaaaaatgatataaagagCTGCTGTGGcgagaaaaataaagtgcagtAATTGATGTTAAACTTGTGAGTTTGCacaaatggtgatttttttccttaaagacAAAGAAGCTGAAGCTGGAGCTCCAGAAAGCTGCCACCATCCCCGTCAGTCAAATCTCCAGCAACTCCGGGTCGCAGCTCCGAGAAATCTTTGACAAGATTGACAAGCTGCTGTCGGGACGCGCGGTGATGTCCGGGGGCAGGTCTGTCTCCACCTCCCAGCATCCTCAGGCCCTCGAATTTGTCAGCTACAAACTGGCGGAGAAGTTTGTGGTAAGTCTGTTTggtatatttgatattttttgtctcttccaaacaaagaggaaaaatgtgtgatGCAACACCAAAATCCGGTCATTCAAAACAACTCGTTGCAGCTGCAAGGTGACAgcggatttttttcttttacaaaaactaCTATTATATGGTCCAATATTCACTTGCATTTGTCTCAAGTCctgaaaaaaagtcttcaagACCTCAAAATTCTTGAAATCTGAAATGAATCTTcacattgtaaaaatgtgtcagtTAAGATGTGAATTGGCAGATAATTCATCAACAACGGTGTTGATAAATAGTGACTTACGAGGATAAAGAGGTGGACCACTGTCTGGTTCCTCCTATTTCAGATATTAagatttgatgctttttcaATATTTGATATCACTGTAAGTGAAATATTTAGAGTTTTGGgctgttgaataaaaaaaacaactagttttttttctgttcagacTCTctctggcttaaaaaaaaacaaaaacaagccgaattattaacaattatttatttatagaatTCAGTCGACAAtttgcacaaataaaacatagtccacaaaaaagacagcaaaactTATTTGGGACTGTATTTTTCTCCCCTGCAGaaacaaggagaggaggaggtggcgtCTCACCACGAAGCCGCTTTCCCCATCGCCGTGGTGGCCTCCGGCATCTGGGAGCTTCACCCTCGAGTGGGCGATTTCATCCTCGCCCACCTGCACAAGAAATGTCCGTACGCGGTCCCGCATTACCCTCCGATGAAGGACGGCACACCTGTGGA from Plectropomus leopardus isolate mb chromosome 6, YSFRI_Pleo_2.0, whole genome shotgun sequence carries:
- the gle1 gene encoding nucleoporin GLE1 isoform X2, translating into MPAENLRWETLEALKNSPKGKIAYDPFWSERGEHILAGCKEALSLSSHSGVVLERLSSLPLQNFGLLGSGSGSGSGDSSPGLSEEISASGSVTGSIPDLNARPAALSAAPLKTEREQAVSDEAKDEDPEADVSEVSSPASLPAISLLSPKAMETAGRILKFEEQQREKAKMALRLRQETQEKLVAAVASSESEQLKRFEEFMELKQRQEFQSMRDMMDRGTKESIGRQEKMKEEQRHRMKILNLRLREAEQQRLREAELERQRQAEGRERLRNLNTIQEEILQLNQLLEPSTKTDLPSASLSSYSTRGNQLCSQLSEVVRKTAEGDFPSVEDMTVAERALHEMRALIRLMQEEVAKAQEKKKKEQEEEEQHRKQAELQAQQEAQKKAAESAKEKAKRKGLQNSAEDSTLKWYKDLQELAAQCAQSIEHLNTPKDAQTKKLKLELQKAATIPVSQISSNSGSQLREIFDKIDKLLSGRAVMSGGRSVSTSQHPQALEFVSYKLAEKFVKQGEEEVASHHEAAFPIAVVASGIWELHPRVGDFILAHLHKKCPYAVPHYPPMKDGTPVEEYQRILGYRVDDDGVEGQDSFLKRMSGMIRLYAAVIQLRWPYGSKQGAAPHGLNHGWRWLAQMLNMEPLADITATLLFDFLEASLQNRQIRPPKGQLSSVFWGS
- the gle1 gene encoding nucleoporin GLE1 isoform X1, coding for MPAENLRWETLEALKNSPKGKIAYDPFWSERGEHILAGCKEALSLSSHSGVVLERLSSLPLQNFGLLGSGSGSGSGDSSPGLSEEISASGSVTGSIPDLNARPAALSAAPLKTEREQAVSDEAKDEDPEADVSEVSSPASLPAISLLSPKAMETAGRILKFEEQQREKAKMALRLRQETQEKLVAAVASSESEQLKRFEEFMELKQRQEFQSMRDMMDRGTKESIGRQEKMKEEQRHRMKILNLRLREAEQQRLREAELERQRQAEGRERLRNLNTIQEEILQLNQLLEPSTKTDLPSASLSSYSTRGNQLCSQLSEVVRKTAEGDFPSVEDMTVAERALHEMRALIRLMQEEVAKAQEKKKKEQEEEEQHRKQAELQAQQEAQKKAAESAKEKAKRKGLQNSAEDSTLKWYKDLQELAAQCAQSIEHLNTPKDAQTKKLKLELQKAATIPVSQISSNSGSQLREIFDKIDKLLSGRAVMSGGRSVSTSQHPQALEFVSYKLAEKFVKQGEEEVASHHEAAFPIAVVASGIWELHPRVGDFILAHLHKKCPYAVPHYPPMKDGTPVEEYQRILGYRVDDDGVEGQDSFLKRMSGMIRLYAAVIQLRWPYGSKQGAAPHGLNHGWRWLAQMLNMEPLADITATLLFDFLEVCGNALMKQYQGQFWKLILLLKEEYFPRIEAVTSSGQMGSVIRLKQFLEASLQNRQIRPPKGQLSSVFWGS